The Coffea arabica cultivar ET-39 chromosome 8e, Coffea Arabica ET-39 HiFi, whole genome shotgun sequence genome window below encodes:
- the LOC113703935 gene encoding uncharacterized protein, whose amino-acid sequence MAGRSSSTSTSTSTSLSSVSYSSSSKRGRWSHLSTHAARFYFLLIFLQIPLFRVPCRSGLCTTPLQVTSCQLISSEIFPLPVVKALLYPGAVLDGLISNQTVPSWDNILNIYNLTGVKEASAVTDLQRLEVLAGSYFSVAGGLIGIIRPGRMSMFGTLLVIWGLVKEGILKKPVNTDPTSANQVFVYPTMLIALICAFLSVKYDVKKVMRSTPSRPVAKPLQSSVKSKLK is encoded by the exons ATGGCGGGGCGATCGAGCTCAACGTCCACATCCACATCCACATCATTATCGTCAGTATCTTATTCTTCATCTTCAAAGAGAGGAAGATGGAGCCATCTCTCAACCCACGCTGCTCGGTTTTATTTCCTCCTCATTTTTCTGCAAATCCCTCTTTTCAG GGTTCCATGTAGATCTGGGCTGTGTACAACACCACTACAGGTCACGTCCTGCCAGTTGATATCTAGTGAAATCTTTCCCCTTCCCGTAGTGAAGGCCCTACTCTACCCTGGTGCTGTTTTGGATGGTTTGATCAGTAACCAGACTGTTCCAAGCTGGGACAATATTCTGAATATTTATAACTTGACTGGAGTGAAGGAGGCTTCTGCTGTAACTGACTTGCAACGATTGGAG GTTCTTGCTGGAAGCTACTTCTCTGTGGCCGGAGGACTTATTGGCATTATTAGACCTGGGAGAATGAGCATGTTTGGAACCCTTCTTGTTATCTGGGGCCTAGTCAAAGAAGGGATTCTTAAGAAGCCAGTGAACACCGACCCTACAAGTGCAAATCAAGTATTTGTCTACCCAACAATGTTGATAGCCCTGATTTGTGCCTTCCTGTCTGTTAAGTATGATGTAAAGAAGGTTATGCGAAGCACTCCAAGTCGACCAGTTGCAAAGCCTCTGCAGAGCTCTGTCAAGTCAAAGTTGAAGTGA
- the LOC113704337 gene encoding protein OVEREXPRESSOR OF CATIONIC PEROXIDASE 3-like, producing the protein MGAPTAAWLPHMSSFVALKPHCCLNKKPLFVDTKSIRTSFILPRQPFSSSSILTFARRRGGHQASSSPVKSKKQKIKEQTFGSKSTQEDEDDDAFEALFRQLEEDLKNDNLSSENGDDDDEISEEDLAKLERELEEALKDDELCGALDLVGDGKTEDESDEDEKEEENEDDNTANYHVEDLEEDDNDEEMPVKLKNWQLKRLAYALKNGRRKTNIKSLAADLCLDRAVVLELLRDPPPDLLMMSAALPDKPVSTVVEPVNKLKEASPLEMTPVTTKAEAEVKVPVHVMQSNWSAKKRIKKAQLDTLERVYNRTKRPSNAMISNIVHLTNLPKKRVVKWFEDKRAEDGIPEHRLPYERSASTFT; encoded by the exons atgggtgCTCCCACTGCAGCATGGCTCCCTCACATGTCCTCTTTTGTTGCTCTTAAACCTCATTGCTGTCTCAACAAGAAACCCTTGTTTGTCGACACAAAAAGCATTAGAACCAGTTTCATCCTGCCACGTCAACCCTTCTCTTCCTCCTCAATCCTCACTTTCGCCCGCCGCCGAGGAGGCCATCAGGCCTCCAGCTCCCCTGTCAAGTCTAAGAAGCAAAAGATAAAG GAGCAAACTTTCGGCAGTAAAAGTACtcaagaagatgaagatgatgatgcctTTGAGGCCCTCTTTCGCCAGCTGGAAGAAGACTTGAAAAATGATAATCTATCTTCAGAAAatggtgatgatgatgatgaaataAGTGAAGAGGACCTTGCAAAGCTTGAACGTGAATTAGAAGAGGCACTGAAGGATGATGAACTTTGTGGGGCTCTGGACTTGGTTGGGGATGGCAAAACAGAGGATGAATCTGATGAAGacgagaaagaagaagaaaatgaggaCGATAATACTGCTAATTATCATGTCGAGGATCTTGAAGAAGATGATAACGATGAAGAAATGCCAgtgaaattaaaaaattggcAGCTTAAGAGACTGGCTTATGCTTTAAAAAATGGTCGGCGTAAGACCAAT ATTAAAAGTCTCGCAGCTGATTTATGTCTTGATAGAGCTGTTGTCCTTGAACTGCTTCGTGATCCTCCTCCAGATCTTCTGATGATGAGTGCTGCTTTGCCTGATAAACCTGTTTCAACAGTAGTAGAGCCAGTAAACAAACTGAAAGAAGCAAGTCCTTTGGAGATGACACCAGTAACCACGAAGGCTGAGGCTGAGGTGAAAGTGCCGGTTCATGTGATGCAAAGCAACTGGTCTGCTaaaaagagaattaaaaaaGCTCAACTTGATACTCTTGAACGTGTATATAACCGAACAAAGCGTCCCTCG AATGCCATGATCAGCAACATTGTGCATCTGACAAACCTGCCTAAGAAAAGGGTGGTGAAATGGTTCGAGGACAAACGAGCTGAAGATGGGATTCCTGAACACCGCCTTCCTTATGAACGTTCTGCTTCTACTTTTACATAA
- the LOC113703761 gene encoding uncharacterized protein, which yields MMAYKQAENLLYKSSKFLRTKQNRITHLRFLSHGCSEESHEQELFPAEWYENTFLRLKKLAQSLKHVDLIDGRLVKVNEDARVFDRKLEEKMLAFKSLARDYIGCPAMQETMRTNVVKTFGDPQCALPMYFGKSSERGPLTLNSLTKISDILNVSAQQRKLVRLTVCPQVTQHQIWAGALEEVLNELRSEIDYRIQECPRKEIKMAQQIVASCLKFLTAAISYDPESTSWMRIAPTKVAKSSDHHKWEDVLEMVIDLVNCLNDQEEFVLHVKKLESMKEGLYQIRDILIDKSIGYKESRHQESLVRKKLTKTLGHPSRCLFTLLLYYLYGSVLDIEVEVRGGCYPIEGQNQFCSFMGKILTSNEENMVWGGVKQLDRALGLFKFVWETAGMKGDLKLQGHLWCIGAESRTVTYKGNTFLLHGINYLPNGLD from the coding sequence ATGATGGCCTATAAGCAAGCAGAAAACCTTCTATACAAGTCATCAAAGTTTTTGAGAACCAAGCAAAACAGAATAACGCACCTGAGATTCTTGTCCCATGGCTGCTCAGAAGAATCCCATGAGCAAGAGCTTTTTCCTGCTGAATGGTATGAGAATACCTTTCTGAGGCTAAAGAAATTAGCCCAGTCATTAAAACATGTGGACTTGATTGATGGCAGGCTGGTTAAAGTTAATGAGGATGCAAGAGTGTTTGATAGGAAACTTGAAGAAAAGATGCTTGCTTTCAAGTCGCTAGCAAGAGATTATATTGGTTGTCCAGCTATGCAGGAGACAATGAGGACGAATGTGGTGAAAACATTTGGAGATCCACAATGTGCATTACCTATGTACTTTGGTAAATCAAGTGAAAGAGGACCACTCACTCTGAATTCCCTAACCAAAATTTCAGACATTTTGAATGTTTCAGCTCAGCAAAGGAAGTTGGTGAGGCTTACAGTATGCCCACAAGTGACTCAACATCAGATATGGGCAGGTGCATTGGAGGAGGTACTGAATGAGTTGAGATCTGAGATTGATTATCGAATTCAGGAGTGCCCAAGAAAGGAAATCAAAATGGCGCAGCAAATAGTTGCCAGTTGCCTGAAGTTTTTAACCGCTGCCATCTCTTACGATCCTGAGTCCACTTCATGGATGCGTATTGCTCCCACAAAAGTTGCAAAGTCGAGCGATCACCACAAATGGGAAGATGTCCTGGAGATGGTCATTGATCTTGTTAATTGCTTGAATGATCAGGAGGAATTTGTTTTACATGTGAAAAAGCTTGAGTCGATGAAGGAAGGTCTTTATCAAATCAGGGATATTTTGATAGATAAGAGTATTGGGTACAAAGAAAGTCGGCATCAAGAAAGCCTAGTGCGGAAGAAACTAACCAAGACATTGGGTCATCCATCTCGATGCCTATTTACACTTCTATTGTATTATCTGTACGGAAGCGTGCTAGATATTGAAGTAGAAGTTAGAGGAGGGTGTTACCCTATTGAAGGTCAAAACCAGTTTTGCTCGTTTATggggaaaattttgacttccaatgaggaaAATATGGTTTGGGGTGGCGTGAAGCAGCTTGACAGGGCTCTTGGGCTGTTTAAGTTTGTGTGGGAGACGGCAGGGATGAAAGGAGATTTGAAGCTGCAAGGCCATTTATGGTGTATTGGAGCTGAGAGCAGGACAGTTACATACAAAGGGAATACATTCTTACTTCATGGCATTAATTACCTTCCCAATGGACTTGATTAG